The following is a genomic window from Methanoplanus sp. FWC-SCC4.
CGGCGTGAGAGATGCAGGAAGGGCCGTGAGGAGTGGTTTGGGCAGAGATGACCCTTAATCCGTTTCTTCTGGCAAAAATTTTTTCAGACGAAAAATTCCGGGAAATCGTAAAAGCCAGGTCTTTAAAAGTCTTCGGACAGGACTGTACAAAATCCCGGGTGCAGGAGATAATGAGGGAGACTGGATGCGAGATAATATCCGGGTACAAAAAATCTGCCGGGGTGGATGAATTAAAGGATATAAAGGATTTTAGTATATTTGCATCCCGGTGGATTGAAAGCGAATACAGAAAAATTCAGAAATAACAATGTTTTGAAAAAATTACACTGTTTTGTACATTAATCTATAATTTTATCATTGCTGTCATAAACCCTGACGGTTATGAAAATGTCATTGTCCAAAATTTATTAGTATGATATGCCTATATGATACACATCATATGGCACTTACAAAAAGGATCATACCATGCCTTGACATAAAGGACGGAAGAGTTGTCAAAGGCACAAATTTCCTGGGGCTTCGTGATGCAGGAGACCCTGTTGAGCTTGCATCAAGATACAATGAACAGGGTGCGGATGAAGTTGTTTTTCTTGATATCACAGCATCAAGGGAAAACCGCGGGGCACTTATTGACGTAATCGAGCGTGCTGCTGATGAACTGTTTTTGCCGCTCACAGTTGGTGGGGGAGTAAGTTCAATTAATGATATGCAGGCACTTTTACGTGCGGGTGCGGACAAGGTCTCGGTAAATACAAGCGGAATAAAAAATCCGGATCTAATAAGAGAGGGGGCGGAAAAATTCGGGAATCAGTGCATTGTATCAGCAGTTGATGTACGCAGAAACAATCAGTTAACAGACGGGGTGACTCCCGTTGAGATGTCTGACGGCAGCCGGTGCTGGTATGAGGTGGTAATATACGGAGGAACCCGTCCGACCGGAATCGACGCGGTAAAATGGGCAAAAGAGGTTGAAAGTCTTGGTGCGGGTGAGATACTCCTGACATCGATGGAGACTGACGGTGTAAAGCAGGGTTTTGATATACCGATAACATCAAAGATAGCGGCAGAGGTTAATGTGCCAGTCATTGCCTCAGGCGGTGTCGGAACCTTTGAGCACTTCTATGACGGTTTTGTTTACGGAAGGGCTGATGCATGTCTTGCAGCATCTGTTTTCCACTTTGGTGAGATGACGGTTCTGGATGTAAAAAAGTATCTGGCAGATAAGGGTGTGCCTGTAAGAATCTAAATTGGATAAAAAACGGGTATGTGCCTTTTTTAAAATATTATATTTTATGCCGTTTCAATACAATTTTTTTAAATTGCATTCCGTCATCTGCTGATTTATTTTTAAAAATGTGATACTTTTTATGGAAAAACAAGTTCGATAAAGTTGTCTTTTTCCATTGCAATCTTGGCTATTGCAAGGTCCTGGATGCCGAGACCGGTTGAGTCAAATATTGTAATCTCTTCAGGACATTCTCTTCTCTTAGTGCCAAGGACATATTCCCCGAGTGTTCCTGCGATCATATCACGGCTGTACAGCCCTTTTTCAATTGGAACATTGATCTCGCCGGAGTGGATTGCCTGTTCGTAATCATCGATAATCACTGTTGAACGCTTCAGCAGTTCAGGGTCCAGTTCTTCTTTCCCGGGGGCATCCGCACCTATTGCGTTTATGTGTGTTCCTTCCTGCACCCATTCGCTTTTTACAACTGGTGTTCGTGACGGGGTTGTAGTGATTAAAATATCACAGTCGCAGGCTTTTTCCATTGATGCGGTCTGGCAGTCAAAGCGGCTGAACATCCGGCAGAAGTCTTCTGCATGGCTTTCGTTTCTGCTCCATACTTTTATGTTTTCAATATTCTTCTCCTCTGCAATCGCCTCAACCTGTGTTTGTGCCTGTCTCCCGCTTCCGATAAGGCCGAGGGTGACTGATTTCTTAAAGGAGAGATATTTGGATGCGACCGCACCTGCAGCGGCGGTTCTTAAGTCAGTAAGTTTTGTTGCATTTAATATTGCCATCGGAATCCCGGTTTCCACATCAAGTATGGTGGTCAGGGCCATAACGGTAGGAAGGCCGATTTTCGGGTTTTCAGGATGTACGTTTACAATCTTTACGCCTGCTATGTCAAGAGACGGGATATATGCAGGCATAGTCCTGAAATCTCCCTTTTTGAAATCAACGTAAACTTTTGAAGGCATCTGGACGTTTCCCCGGCCGTGTTCGGCAAATGCCTCTTCAATTGTGGCGTTTAATTCTTTTAGATCGATTCCTGACTCCGGATTCGGGTAATATTTCATAAACTGATAATCAACGATTCAGCAAAAAAATTTTTCCATCTAAATTTTATTGAGTACTATATTTACAGCCTGTCTGAAAACCTGGCAAATTATATAAATAATATGTTATGCATTAGTGGTCGTGAGGACTTTAAAATGAGGAAAAATATTCTGACTCTGTTAATATTAATTGCACTGGTTTTTGGTCTGGCAGTATTTTCAGGGTGTACTGAATCACCAAGTAAACCGATTGATTCAACGCCTTATGTGACACAGACTCCTGAAAAAACACCTGAGATTACACTTCCGCCAACACCGACAGAGACAAAGTGGGTGGTTTTCCGTGAGGGTTCGGTTACCCTGAATGCACTTGGTGGGTACCAGAGTTACAGCCCCGGTGCTCATGGTGAGAGATTTACTTCCCTGAAAGTCGAGATAAAGGCAAATTATCCCATAACAGTGATGTTTTTCAACGATGCCGAACTGAAAAACTTTGAAACAAAAATGTCAACAAATGCAGGGGAATATACGCCTCTTGCAAGGTACGATGATGTTAATTTCAAGGTAATAGAGCATTATTCAGATGATCCCCTGAATCTTGTAGTGTGGAATCCGGGTGACAAGCTGGTCACATCTGATGTAAATATCTGGTATGCATCGTGAAGTGATGGATTATTTCTGTGATTTTTTATTTAAATCACAAATATTCCGTTCAGAAGAATTTTTGCTCTTTACCTGACCTCTGTCCTGTTGGCAGTATTTTGGTGTACATTTGTTTGTTTTCAGATGCAAAAATGAAATATTATTCACTTTCTAAATGTTTCAAAAATATTGATAACGCGGGGGGGTGAATGCAGTAGTCAGATTAGAGGAGGACAAAAAGGAGTGCTGATTTCCGATTTGGCAGCAGGCGATCCGGTAATTGTATATCTTATACTGGTTCTGGCCGTTTTTCTGGCGATATTCATGGTGTACATTTTTCCGTTTTTTTTGTACATGGTTACAGGAAGCCATGTCTATGGTAAAAACAGATCAAGGGTTTTGTTTCTTTTGTCCCTTTTTTTGATAATTGTCGTCTACTCCGGGCTATATTATGCGGGAATCCCCTTGTCTCCGCTTGACTTCATCGTAACATATTCATTCGTCTTTGGTGTTGCGGGTCTTGCGCTTATCACCTCATATTCGGTATTTGAAAAGAAATTTTTGAAAAATTATCCTATTGTGCCTTATTTAGTTGCATCACTGTTCTCTGTTGTTTATCTGCTGTTTTTAAGGATAGTTCCGGGCGGGTATCTCCAGCCTTCAAATCCTTATTTTTCATTTGAGATAATCGATGCCGACATATATTTCATGGATATTTTCAACTCAATGAATCAGAATTTTGTCAGCCATTCACTTGCAATTGGGTTATTTTCGTATGTTTTTCTGTATCTTGAGATAATGGTGATATCAGCGGTTGTGTTTGCTGTTATTTCATGGGGCCTAAAAAAGCTGGAATGAGTGATTTAAAATAATCTGCTAAAAAACAGGGGATATCCCTGTTTTTAGGTATTATAAAAATCTTTTTCTTATGTATATTGCAGTTCCTGCAGATATCAGCACAAATAAGCCTGGGAGTGGTGATTTTTGTTCTTTTGTTTCTCCTAGGTTTCCGCTCTTCTCTGAATCAGTTCCTGATATATCGTTATTTTGTTGAGATAATTCATCATCCGTTTCATCGGTTTTTAATGAATCATCATCTGAAATTGTTATTGCAATGTCTGAAAGTGTGTCAGTTGTCGCAGTGAAACAGGCTTTTCCATCTTTAAATTCATTAAATACGGTTTCTGCCAAAACCCAGATGTTTTCATTAAGGACATAGAGTTTAACATCCCCGGAGGATGATTTTTGCTCTTCAATCAGGATTTTTGGAACAGAGAACTTTATAATTCCATCATTAAGTTTGTCTGTTGTTGTATGATATAATTCGATGTCAACAAATGACAGGAGTTTACCCTCAGGCATGATCAATGATGTGGCCGGAATTTTATCTTCTGCTGTAATCATGAGTTCGTTTATGTTTTCTTTTGCCCTGAATGATAATTCGGTAACAGGTGTTTTGCTCATTTTCAGAGTGAATCTGTCGCCCGATTTTATGCTGTCAGTCATTGCTGCGGAAACATCTGAGATACCTCCACTTCCGGTATGTGATGTCACACCTGTGTTGTCTGTGGTGCTCTTTGCAACCGCGACAAGTCCGAACTCACAGAAACCTTCAGGTGAAAATCCTTCAAATTTCATGTCGCCGTTCTCGTCAAATCCTGCAAAGGTTGTTTTAAGGACGCTTAATTCACCTGTGTCGCCGATACGGATGATTTTAACATTTTGTGATCCGCCGACTGAATCCACCCACTCTGCAGGGACGCTGATGAAAACACTTGCCTCTTTGATATCTTCGACGTCATTTATTCCATCAAGGTTTACTTCCATTGAACATGCTACATCCTTTAAGGACAGACCTGTCTGTGATGCCGCGGCAGCGAAGTAATTTCTTGATTTATCGCTCACACTGCTTGTCAGCACTGTTTTGATATTTGCACCTTCAGGAATGTTGTTGAGCTCTGCTTCAATTGAACCCGACAGAAGACTGCCGGTTTCTGAATTAATCATTGTCGGATGTGTTTTCAGTTTAATGGATCTGATGTTCCCTTCCATCATCCCATCTTTCTCGGTTGTGTTCTCTCCGGTTGAAAGGGTAAGGTCGAAAGATTCCCTTCTAAGTGTAACATTCTTTTTATCCTTTGAGACTACTGCACCAGTACCTGTCAGGTTGAGCTGAATGCGGTTTGTACCGTTATTTTTCTTAATTTTTAGTCCGGGAATATTAATATCAATATTTTTGGATTCTTCTCTTACCGGTTTTAGGACATTTATTTCATTTGGAGTTACCGTTGTTGTAATCTGGTCTCCGCCGTCTGCGTCAATCTGAATTATTTCTGTTTCAAAGCCCGTTTTTCCGTCTGAAACAGCTTCAACTTTAATTGTTCCGAGAACTATTTCATCAGGTCCTCCCTGGATTTCGGCCTCAAGATCAACTGCTTTTAGAATGAATTTGTCATCTGTTCTGGTATTCTGATTTAGTGTGGCCCATTTAGGGAATGAAATGTCTTTGATATTTACAACAGAACTGTCAGTTGGTTTTATTGATAATTCATATCCCGAAAGACCCCTTGGTGATCTGCTCATTACAATATCCAGATTTTTGACCTGGCCTTTTTTGAGTGAAACATTACCTGGCATCAGGGAGATTTCAGGTGATTCATAAATTGTGAAAGCTTTAAGACAGACATTTGTATCCGGATAATACTTTGTTAAATCGTCCCATTTCTCTCCGTCATCACTTATGAAACTCTCACCTTTGTTTGCCGATGCCATTGTTGAATATTTTGCAATAGGGCTTTCGACAGCTATCGGGAGTGTGTAAGCCGGTGTTGTAAGCTTTACAACTACTGAGAATTTTTCTCCGGGAGCCAGTATTACTGATTTTGCAAGATCCACTGTATGGTAACCCGGAAGTGCGAAACTGCCTTTCAATGTTGAGACAGGTTCTTTATTTGAAAGAGGTCCGTTTTTGGGGTTATTGTATATGGATACCTCATAATCTGCATCAGGTGACGGAGTATAAAATCCGACGGCTCCGAGTCTGTCTGCGTTTCTTGCTGTGAATACATTTGCAAAGTATGCTGTTTCTGAATTCAGTCCTATTTCCTTTGTCCATCCAAGCGTGTCATACTGATAGATGTCTGTGTAGTATTCGGTATCCTCTCCGGTAAAAACAGCCTTGCATCCCCTGTCTGCATCATAATAGGACTGGTAGAAGTACCCGTCATCTCCCCATTCAGGGCCCCATGAATTTCTGACTATGAAAGCTCCGTCTCCGGGAGGCGTAAATGAGAAATTATCCTTGCTGTAATTATCATCCCATCCGACAATTAAAACCGCATGGCCTCCTCCGATGAGCCAGGGATCGAAATAACTGCAGTGTTCACTGTCATAAAAACCATTTGACCAGTACATTGAGGAGTAAACTCCACCATACTCTTTAACAGCCTGCTTTATTTTGGTGACATCTGATCTGTCTTTTCTCTTTGGAAGGAATTCAACATTTTGTACATGTTTCTGAACTTTGAGATTTTTAGGTGAAATTGCGGAGTATTCCTGATATGGATCGTCTTTTTCAAGAACAGGGCCGCTCCATCTGGAGAGATAAGCTGTAGCCATATAGGCATTTCCACCTTCATCGTGCCCGTAATTGTATCCATGTGTATTTTTGAGATTGTTCTCTGAAAAATCCAGATTTTCACTGGTGAGGAAGAATGATTCGAGTGAACCCATTGCTGCAAAAGCCCAGCATGAACCACAGTCTCCCTGATCTTTTACAGAACCGACACGGTCTTCCAAACGAAGATCAAAGTAACTCTCTGTTGGTATTTCGTTTGAGATGTCCATTGCGCTTACAGAAATTTCCATCGGCCACTGAACTACAACGGGGGAGGGTATTTCTCCTAAAATCTCATTGTGAGGTTCACTCTCGCCGGGCACTGCTGCAAGCATCATTACGGGAGCACCTTTGTCCTGCTGTTCTTCTTCAAAATATTCTACAAATTCCGGATTTAAGGGGGCTTCTGAAACTTCAAGTGCAAAAGCTCCGGGGATTATAAATCCAAGAAACATGCAGGTGAAGAATAATGCACCTGCAATTTTTATGAACTGGTTTGATTTCATATGTTTCTACCTTTTTATGACAAATTTCCCTTTTTAGCAATCCCTGTACATGACAACAATATCGTCAAAGTCGGTTCTTCCGTTACCGTTGTAGTCAAATACGCTCTTTGTCTCCTGTTTCGTGAAATCCCCTATATTTGTGAAATATATGGAAATATCGTCAGTGTTGAGAATTCCGTCACCGTTTAAGTCTTCATACAGACCGTCTGCGTCAGGGTCGGAAGGAATTCTTAAAAAGCCTTCAAAAGGACTCACTGAAATGATTTCAAGTGACTTTGGATTTTGAATGATCTCTGTCTCCTTTCCGGAATCGTCGTGAATAATACTTTTTGAAATTGAAACGTCGGTGCTTCCTGACGAAAGTCCTTTGATGGTTAATTCTGCCAGAATAACATTTTCACATCCTGCTTCGAGAATGCTCTTTGTATCTTTTGCCTTAATTATGGCCGATGCTCCCGGAATTCCCTCTGAACTTACTGTTACAATATCGTCAGGCAGTGAAAATCCGGTAATTTCTGCTTTGTCTGAGTCTGAAAGTAAAATTGTTAATTCATAGTCTGATATTCCCTGTGGCAGATGATCAGCAATAATTGTCAGTTTATTCTCTGCTCCTGCTGCTGTCAGGGGTTT
Proteins encoded in this region:
- a CDS encoding ornithine cyclodeaminase family protein is translated as MKYYPNPESGIDLKELNATIEEAFAEHGRGNVQMPSKVYVDFKKGDFRTMPAYIPSLDIAGVKIVNVHPENPKIGLPTVMALTTILDVETGIPMAILNATKLTDLRTAAAGAVASKYLSFKKSVTLGLIGSGRQAQTQVEAIAEEKNIENIKVWSRNESHAEDFCRMFSRFDCQTASMEKACDCDILITTTPSRTPVVKSEWVQEGTHINAIGADAPGKEELDPELLKRSTVIIDDYEQAIHSGEINVPIEKGLYSRDMIAGTLGEYVLGTKRRECPEEITIFDSTGLGIQDLAIAKIAMEKDNFIELVFP
- the hisF gene encoding imidazole glycerol phosphate synthase subunit HisF → MALTKRIIPCLDIKDGRVVKGTNFLGLRDAGDPVELASRYNEQGADEVVFLDITASRENRGALIDVIERAADELFLPLTVGGGVSSINDMQALLRAGADKVSVNTSGIKNPDLIREGAEKFGNQCIVSAVDVRRNNQLTDGVTPVEMSDGSRCWYEVVIYGGTRPTGIDAVKWAKEVESLGAGEILLTSMETDGVKQGFDIPITSKIAAEVNVPVIASGGVGTFEHFYDGFVYGRADACLAASVFHFGEMTVLDVKKYLADKGVPVRI
- a CDS encoding lectin like domain-containing protein, which gives rise to MKSNQFIKIAGALFFTCMFLGFIIPGAFALEVSEAPLNPEFVEYFEEEQQDKGAPVMMLAAVPGESEPHNEILGEIPSPVVVQWPMEISVSAMDISNEIPTESYFDLRLEDRVGSVKDQGDCGSCWAFAAMGSLESFFLTSENLDFSENNLKNTHGYNYGHDEGGNAYMATAYLSRWSGPVLEKDDPYQEYSAISPKNLKVQKHVQNVEFLPKRKDRSDVTKIKQAVKEYGGVYSSMYWSNGFYDSEHCSYFDPWLIGGGHAVLIVGWDDNYSKDNFSFTPPGDGAFIVRNSWGPEWGDDGYFYQSYYDADRGCKAVFTGEDTEYYTDIYQYDTLGWTKEIGLNSETAYFANVFTARNADRLGAVGFYTPSPDADYEVSIYNNPKNGPLSNKEPVSTLKGSFALPGYHTVDLAKSVILAPGEKFSVVVKLTTPAYTLPIAVESPIAKYSTMASANKGESFISDDGEKWDDLTKYYPDTNVCLKAFTIYESPEISLMPGNVSLKKGQVKNLDIVMSRSPRGLSGYELSIKPTDSSVVNIKDISFPKWATLNQNTRTDDKFILKAVDLEAEIQGGPDEIVLGTIKVEAVSDGKTGFETEIIQIDADGGDQITTTVTPNEINVLKPVREESKNIDINIPGLKIKKNNGTNRIQLNLTGTGAVVSKDKKNVTLRRESFDLTLSTGENTTEKDGMMEGNIRSIKLKTHPTMINSETGSLLSGSIEAELNNIPEGANIKTVLTSSVSDKSRNYFAAAASQTGLSLKDVACSMEVNLDGINDVEDIKEASVFISVPAEWVDSVGGSQNVKIIRIGDTGELSVLKTTFAGFDENGDMKFEGFSPEGFCEFGLVAVAKSTTDNTGVTSHTGSGGISDVSAAMTDSIKSGDRFTLKMSKTPVTELSFRAKENINELMITAEDKIPATSLIMPEGKLLSFVDIELYHTTTDKLNDGIIKFSVPKILIEEQKSSSGDVKLYVLNENIWVLAETVFNEFKDGKACFTATTDTLSDIAITISDDDSLKTDETDDELSQQNNDISGTDSEKSGNLGETKEQKSPLPGLFVLISAGTAIYIRKRFL